In the Glycine max cultivar Williams 82 chromosome 6, Glycine_max_v4.0, whole genome shotgun sequence genome, AAATATGGTGCAAAATTCCATTTTACTAACCTATCAATAAGTTCTAAATTGAGAAAAGCATCTTTTGGTCCTTCAGCTTCTGACTTGGTTCGGATAGTTCCACCAAAGAAAGGGGCCAATAGAACATAACCCCTAACCCGAACCGGATCCAACTCGGGAGACCCAAACCCAAGCCGAGCCGCTAAGTGATGAGCTATGTTCCCTCCAGCTGAGTCACCCGAAATGTACACATGGCTAAAATCAGCCACGTGGCTGAGCCACGGGTCTGGCTCATCACTCACGGCTTGAGTTTGAAGCCACTTAAGAGCCTCAAAGCCATCCTCGATCGCATCGGGGAGTCGATTCTCCGGAGCAAGCCGATAATCTGGGGCAACAACTACGGCTCGAAGCCGAGAAGTAAGCTGGAAACAATAGTTTTGACAGTTAGGCCAAGTGCGCGAGCCGATGCAAAAGCCGCCACCGTGGATATAAATGAAAATGGGAAGCTTGGATCCGGCTGAGTCGTCGGCTGGCTTATAGAGCCGAAGCTGAAGATCAAGTGCAGTGTCAAAAACGACATCTTTCCACAAAACGGTGCCATCGTCGTTTATAGGTACGTTGAAGCTTGGACGTGAAGAACGTACTATGGAACCGTCGTTATAGACATGAAGAACGCCACGACAATCTTCCACCACGGTGGCTTTGGAGTTCGATATCTCAGACATGTTTTTCTTATCCCTTGtccactatttattttttttgtgtgaggAAAAGTTGTGAATATAAAGAGGTTATTGAATGAGTCAATGACAATGGATATGCATTGTTATGTGAATGGCGTTTTCTCGTTGTGCTTGTTTAATTTGTTTGccatacaaaacaaacacaaaaggcTCAAATGCTTGTGTGGAGTGTGTCATCGTCGATAACTTCTTCTGTGTACGTTGTTTTGTGCGGCTCTTTAGTCTTTAGTTTTGACATTGTCTTAATCCGCAATTTTAATctattaattttagaaaatccataatttttatcttagagatatttaataatatttttataaaaaaaagttacaattataataaaatgtaaaactTTGGACATAAATTATGAGACTCCAAGATGAAGTTAGGGTTACATATTACACTGGAGGCGTACTAACTAgaattatatatactttaatttcattattacAGTAATTCTGGTCGTGACATAACAATAATTTAgtcttctcttttcttatacCGTGCTTAATTACACAAGTAATAATATGTCTAAAATTAATCATACATCTCAAAGTGCCTATGTTATGAAACACGATGTCTATGAGTGCTTCTGCTAGCCACGCAGCATTGGCAATGTCATTGTTCAGAGTCTTTTCTAGTGCAATGGATTTGATCCATCAACATCCATGgcacaaaaaaaagaattttagagattttttttttccagcagACAAAAATACACCTAAACAAAACCAGTGTAAAATACAAGTGAGACGTCCATTATTCTAACAAAACtataaaatacatattaaagAAAACAACATGTTGAATTTGT is a window encoding:
- the LOC100801391 gene encoding probable carboxylesterase 15 isoform X1, whose product is MSEISNSKATVVEDCRGVLHVYNDGSIVRSSRPSFNVPINDDGTVLWKDVVFDTALDLQLRLYKPADDSAGSKLPIFIYIHGGGFCIGSRTWPNCQNYCFQLTSRLRAVVVAPDYRLAPENRLPDAIEDGFEALKWLQTQAVSDEPDPWLSHVADFSHVYISGDSAGGNIAHHLAARLGFGSPELDPVRVRGYVLLAPFFGGTIRTKSEAEGPKDAFLNLELIDRFWRLSIPIGETTDHPLVNPFGPYSQSLEAIDFDPILVVAGGSDLLKDRAEDYAKRLKEWGNKDIEYVEFEGQQHGFFTIYPNSEPSNKLMLIIKQFIEKHLGKV
- the LOC100801391 gene encoding probable carboxylesterase 15 isoform X2; amino-acid sequence: MSEISNSKATVVEDCRGVLHVYNDGSIVRSSRPSFNVPINDDGTVLWKDVVFDTALDLQLRLYKPADDSAGSKLPIFIYIHGGGFCIGSRTWPNCQNYCFQLTSRLRAVVVAPDYRLAPENRLPDAIEDGFEALKWLQTQAVSDEPDPWLSHVADFSHVYISGDSAGGNIAHHLAARLGFGSPELDPVRVRGYVLLAPFFGGTIRTKSEAEGPKDAFLNLELIDSQSLEAIDFDPILVVAGGSDLLKDRAEDYAKRLKEWGNKDIEYVEFEGQQHGFFTIYPNSEPSNKLMLIIKQFIEKHLGKV